A window of Conger conger chromosome 13, fConCon1.1, whole genome shotgun sequence contains these coding sequences:
- the dmac2 gene encoding distal membrane-arm assembly complex protein 2 isoform X2 yields MVFWSSRLKNWILRRKNVYYGYTQGRYGDNIAAAYYILSMKGGFRFAGQSDWFRTNHRGKFSWDFLNFPDVPVEEVDLSGTVINYSGLNNIANQRGLRSLSLRGCPQVDDWFLSRLHMFRDSLEELDLSHCPRITVGGLASLHNLRKLRRLDLSSLPQLQSPGLVRMLLEEVLPHCHISGVEYTQGLAETDTHTDTQTETTQLTEDHTHTQGPHRQTLTQ; encoded by the exons ATGGTTTTCTGGAGTTCCCGGCTAAAGAACTGGATTCTGAGGCGTAAGAATGT TTACTATGGCTACACACAAGGTCGTTATGGGGACAACATCGCTGCCGCGTACTACATTCTGAGCATGAAGGGCGGTTTCAG GTTTGCTGGGCAGTCAGATTGGTTCCGGACCAACCACAGAGGAAAGTTCAGCTGGGATTTTCTGAATTTCCCAGATGTCCCGGTTGAGGAGGTGGACCTGAGTGGAACAGTAATTAATTATTCAGGGTTGAACAACATAG CAAATCAGCGGGGGCTGCGTTCCCTCTCGCTGCGTGGCTGTCCCCAGGTGGACGACTGGTTCCTGTCCCGCCTGCACATGTTCAGGGacagcctggaggagctggacctgTCCCACTGTCCACGGATAACCGTGGGGGGGCTGGCCTCCCTGCATAACCTCAG AAAGCTAAGGAGGCTGGACCTGTCGTCCCTCCCCCAGCTGCAGAGCCCAGGGCTGGTGCGAATGCTGCTGGAGGAAGTGCTGCCTCACTGTCACATCAGCGGAGTGGAGTACACACAGGGCCTGGCTgagacagacacgcatacagacacacagactgagacaaCCCAGCTCACTgaggaccacacacacacacagggtccccACAGACAAACCTTGACACAGtga
- the dmac2 gene encoding distal membrane-arm assembly complex protein 2 isoform X1, whose product MALSLLIKPRGCICTCLTAGCRSLSTAPAPSGPPKLNSKLVLFLCQRFHDVEQMVFWSSRLKNWILRRKNVYYGYTQGRYGDNIAAAYYILSMKGGFRFAGQSDWFRTNHRGKFSWDFLNFPDVPVEEVDLSGTVINYSGLNNIANQRGLRSLSLRGCPQVDDWFLSRLHMFRDSLEELDLSHCPRITVGGLASLHNLRKLRRLDLSSLPQLQSPGLVRMLLEEVLPHCHISGVEYTQGLAETDTHTDTQTETTQLTEDHTHTQGPHRQTLTQ is encoded by the exons ATGGCTCTATCCCTGCTG ATAAAGCCACGGGGCTGCATATGCACATGTCTCACCGCTGGCTGCCGTAGCCTGAGTACAGCTCCTGCACCGTCAGGGCCACCCAAGCTGAACTCTAAGCTTGTTCTCTTCCTGTGTCAGCGGTTCCATGATGTGGAGCAGATGGTTTTCTGGAGTTCCCGGCTAAAGAACTGGATTCTGAGGCGTAAGAATGT TTACTATGGCTACACACAAGGTCGTTATGGGGACAACATCGCTGCCGCGTACTACATTCTGAGCATGAAGGGCGGTTTCAG GTTTGCTGGGCAGTCAGATTGGTTCCGGACCAACCACAGAGGAAAGTTCAGCTGGGATTTTCTGAATTTCCCAGATGTCCCGGTTGAGGAGGTGGACCTGAGTGGAACAGTAATTAATTATTCAGGGTTGAACAACATAG CAAATCAGCGGGGGCTGCGTTCCCTCTCGCTGCGTGGCTGTCCCCAGGTGGACGACTGGTTCCTGTCCCGCCTGCACATGTTCAGGGacagcctggaggagctggacctgTCCCACTGTCCACGGATAACCGTGGGGGGGCTGGCCTCCCTGCATAACCTCAG AAAGCTAAGGAGGCTGGACCTGTCGTCCCTCCCCCAGCTGCAGAGCCCAGGGCTGGTGCGAATGCTGCTGGAGGAAGTGCTGCCTCACTGTCACATCAGCGGAGTGGAGTACACACAGGGCCTGGCTgagacagacacgcatacagacacacagactgagacaaCCCAGCTCACTgaggaccacacacacacacagggtccccACAGACAAACCTTGACACAGtga